The following coding sequences are from one Eleginops maclovinus isolate JMC-PN-2008 ecotype Puerto Natales chromosome 11, JC_Emac_rtc_rv5, whole genome shotgun sequence window:
- the npas2 gene encoding neuronal PAS domain-containing protein 2 isoform X1: MDNLSDFGGTCPSTHREWDTNSCVDDLMDEDEKDKAKRASRNKSEKKRRDQFNVLIKELCTMLQGQGHPRKMDKSTILQRTIDFLQKQKDITAQNETCDVKQDWKPSFLSNEEFTQLMLEALDGFLIALTTDGNIIYVSDSVSSLIGHLPSDMVDQNILNFLPEREHGEVYKLLSSHMLMTDPVAADFLDSEAHTEFCCHLARENIDPNEPVEYEYVKFVGDFKFHNNVPTSSCNGLDLTLPRSLQTSLDEQVCLIATVRLVTPQFLKDLCNVEDPSDEFTSRHSLEWKFLFLDHRASPIIGYLPFEVLGTSGYDYYHVDDLELIAQCHKQLMQFGKGKSCYYRFLTKGQQWIWLQTHYYITYHQWNSKPEFIVCTHTVVSYAEVRAERRRAFRFEELSPPGIAPSSVKAQELYLDICSTLDPPRDRTSGARSVSSHSSRKSSHTAMSDSASANSYTEACTPSWQSASIGTEKTSSRLQPSSSKNLAQRQNSFDIAPQMSRLRSPTCSKHSAMPQQTQTQRQQQQTQPQTQQQPSPMYPPQQPQVCVMNQLKEQLEERTRILQADIKTQQQELHDIKEKLHLANIQMLLQQPSHNDFGQAQQQNQQPPLQQNQPQQNQSGVIRQRSGHPKPSSCGAHRSSPHSLRRENSSPSAQVPQRIACSGQTQLVSMPVQTNTSVTMPFYSNPMMFSQTNTRSLQDASQRHTDSEYNQDGQLRMLLNQPMQTLVPTSSVTTQPSQCNMGISQTIYTLEQQIIAPSFSMQQVNCNAVLVPSPCFTSPIMIPPNGFITNQPQSGYQTQPQASPHPLQLQQPQQFFQMAQGLVHSGSTPTFLHTTNVPQQSTVGYIQQQQTQQLLQAQQQQVQHMQYQHSQNQTGSVTDFRNMLTR; encoded by the exons ATGGACAACCTTTCTGACTTCGGGGGCACCTGTCCATCCACCCACAGGGAATGGGA CACCAACAGCTGTGTGGACGATTTAATGGATGAAGATGAAAAAGACAAGGCAAAAAG GGCGTCTCGTAACAAATcggagaagaagagaagagaccAATTCAATGTGCTCATCAAAGAGCTGTGCACCATGCTGCAGGGCCAGGGCCACCCGCGCAAGATGGACAAGTCCACCATACTGCAGAGGACTATCGActtcctgcagaaacagaaag ACATCACTGCACAGAACGAAACCTGCGATGTGAAGCAGGACTGGAAGCCTTCGTTCCTCAGCAATGAGGAGTTCACTCAGCTGATGCTGGAG GCCCTCGATGGTTTCTTAATAGCGTTAACTACAGACGGCAACATCATATACGTATCTGACAGTGTGTCTTCACTCATTGGCCATTTACCG TCTGATATGGTGGACCAAAATATCTTGAATTTCCTCCCGGAGCGGGAACACGGGGAGGTGTATAAGCTACTATCATCCCACATGCTGATGACTGACCCCGTTGCTGCTGACTTTCTTGACA GTGAGGCACATACTGAATTTTGCTGCCATCTAGCCAGAGAAAACATTGACCCAAATGAGCCGGTTGAGTACGAGTATGTCAAGTTTGTTGGAGATTTCAAATTCCATAATAATG TGCCTACATCTTCTTGTAACGGGCTGGATTTGACGTTACCAAGGAGCCTGCAGACGTCACTGGACGAGCAGGTCTGCCTCATCGCTACTGTACGATTAGTCACTCCGCAATTTCTAAAG GATTTATGTAATGTGGAGGATCCTTCTGATGAATTCACATCCAGACACAGCCTTGAATGGAAGTTTCTGTTTTTAGATCACAG GGCTTCACCAATCATAGGATATTTACCCTTTGAGGTTCTTGGTACTTCTGGTTATGATTACTATCATGTGGATGACTTGGAGCTTATAGCTCAGTGCCATAAGCAGC TAATGCAGTTTGGAAAGGGTAAATCCTGCTATTATCGCTTCCTGACCAAAGGTCAGCAGTGGATTTGGTTGCAGACTCATTACTACATCACCTACCACCAGTGGAACTCCAAGCCTGAGTTCATCGTCTGTACGCACACTGTCGTCAG ttaCGCTGAAGTGCGAGCTGAAAGAAGGCGAGCGTTCCGCTTTGAAGAGCTGTCTCCACCTGGCATCGCTCCCTCTTCAGTGAAG gcGCAGGAGCTGTACCTGGACATCTGCTCCACACTGGACCCTCCGCGGGACCGAACAAGCGGCGCACGTTCGGTTTCCTCCCACAGCTCCCGGAAGTCCTCCCACACAGCGATGTCAGACTCCGCAT CAGCAAACTCCTACACAGAGGCGTGCACGCCGTCATGGCAGTCTGCTTCCATCGGGACAGAGAAGACCTCTTCCAGACTTCAACCTAGTAGTTCAAAG AATTTGGCACAAAGACAAAACTCCTTCGACATCGCTCCCCAAATGAGCCGTCTCCGTTCCCCTACCTGCAGCAAGCATTCCGCGATG CCGCAGCAGACGCAAAcgcagaggcagcagcagcagacacagcCGCAGACGCAGCAGCAGCCGTCGCCCATGTACCCGCCGCAGCAGCCTCAGGTCTGTGTGATGAACCAGCTGAAGGAGCAGTTGGAGGAGAGAACGCGCATTCTGCAAGCTGACATTAAGACGCAGCAGCAGGAGCTGCATGACATTAAAGAGAAGCTTCACCTTGCTAACATCCAG atGTTGTTACAGCAGCCTTCCCACAATGACTTTGGCCAGGCCCAGCAGCAGAACCAGCAGCCGCCGCTGCAGCAGAACCAGCCGCAGCAGAACCAGTCAGGGGTGATCAGGCAGCGCTCGGGCCACCCAAAGCCATCGTCCTGCGGGGCCCACAGATCCTCCCCTCACTCACTCCGGAGAGAGAACAGCTCACCCTCAGCGCAG GTGCCGCAGAGGATTGCGTGCAGCGGGCAGACGCAGCTGGTGAGCATGCCTGTGCAGACCAACACGAGTGTGACCATGCCCTTCTACAGCAACCCCATGATGTTCTCTCAAACCAACACCCGCTCTCTGCAGGACGCAAgccaaagacacacagacagcgAGTACAACCAAGATGGACAACTTCG CATGCTACTCAACCAGCCGATGCAGACGCTGGTTCCCACGAGCAGCGTCACCACGCAGCCTTCCCAGTGCAACATGGGCATCTCCCAAACCAT ATACACCTTGGAGCAGCAGATCATCGCCCCTTCGTTCTCCATGCAACAGGTCAACTGCAACGCCGTCCTCGTGCCCTCCCCCTGCTTCACATCCCCCATCATGATCCCACCCAACGGTTTCATTACCAATCAGCCCCAGTCGGGTTATCAGACGCAGCCTCAGGCTTCTCCGCACcccctgcagctccagcagcccCAGCAGTTCTTTCAG ATGGCTCAGGGTCTGGTTCACAGCGGGTCTACTCCAACGTTCTTACACACCACGAATGTCCCACAGCAAAGCACTGTGGGATacatccagcagcagcaaacacagcaACTCCTGCAGGCACAACAGCAGCAGGTGCAACACATGCAATATCAACATTCCCAAAACCAGACTGGCAGTGTGACAGACTTCAGAAATATGCTGACTCGGTAG
- the npas2 gene encoding neuronal PAS domain-containing protein 2 isoform X2, whose translation MDNLSDFGGTCPSTHREWDTNSCVDDLMDEDEKDKAKRASRNKSEKKRRDQFNVLIKELCTMLQGQGHPRKMDKSTILQRTIDFLQKQKDITAQNETCDVKQDWKPSFLSNEEFTQLMLEALDGFLIALTTDGNIIYVSDSVSSLIGHLPSDMVDQNILNFLPEREHGEVYKLLSSHMLMTDPVAADFLDSEAHTEFCCHLARENIDPNEPVEYEYVKFVGDFKFHNNVPTSSCNGLDLTLPRSLQTSLDEQVCLIATVRLVTPQFLKDLCNVEDPSDEFTSRHSLEWKFLFLDHRASPIIGYLPFEVLGTSGYDYYHVDDLELIAQCHKQLMQFGKGKSCYYRFLTKGQQWIWLQTHYYITYHQWNSKPEFIVCTHTVVSYAEVRAERRRAFRFEELSPPGIAPSSVKAQELYLDICSTLDPPRDRTSGARSVSSHSSRKSSHTAMSDSASNSYTEACTPSWQSASIGTEKTSSRLQPSSSKNLAQRQNSFDIAPQMSRLRSPTCSKHSAMPQQTQTQRQQQQTQPQTQQQPSPMYPPQQPQVCVMNQLKEQLEERTRILQADIKTQQQELHDIKEKLHLANIQMLLQQPSHNDFGQAQQQNQQPPLQQNQPQQNQSGVIRQRSGHPKPSSCGAHRSSPHSLRRENSSPSAQVPQRIACSGQTQLVSMPVQTNTSVTMPFYSNPMMFSQTNTRSLQDASQRHTDSEYNQDGQLRMLLNQPMQTLVPTSSVTTQPSQCNMGISQTIYTLEQQIIAPSFSMQQVNCNAVLVPSPCFTSPIMIPPNGFITNQPQSGYQTQPQASPHPLQLQQPQQFFQMAQGLVHSGSTPTFLHTTNVPQQSTVGYIQQQQTQQLLQAQQQQVQHMQYQHSQNQTGSVTDFRNMLTR comes from the exons ATGGACAACCTTTCTGACTTCGGGGGCACCTGTCCATCCACCCACAGGGAATGGGA CACCAACAGCTGTGTGGACGATTTAATGGATGAAGATGAAAAAGACAAGGCAAAAAG GGCGTCTCGTAACAAATcggagaagaagagaagagaccAATTCAATGTGCTCATCAAAGAGCTGTGCACCATGCTGCAGGGCCAGGGCCACCCGCGCAAGATGGACAAGTCCACCATACTGCAGAGGACTATCGActtcctgcagaaacagaaag ACATCACTGCACAGAACGAAACCTGCGATGTGAAGCAGGACTGGAAGCCTTCGTTCCTCAGCAATGAGGAGTTCACTCAGCTGATGCTGGAG GCCCTCGATGGTTTCTTAATAGCGTTAACTACAGACGGCAACATCATATACGTATCTGACAGTGTGTCTTCACTCATTGGCCATTTACCG TCTGATATGGTGGACCAAAATATCTTGAATTTCCTCCCGGAGCGGGAACACGGGGAGGTGTATAAGCTACTATCATCCCACATGCTGATGACTGACCCCGTTGCTGCTGACTTTCTTGACA GTGAGGCACATACTGAATTTTGCTGCCATCTAGCCAGAGAAAACATTGACCCAAATGAGCCGGTTGAGTACGAGTATGTCAAGTTTGTTGGAGATTTCAAATTCCATAATAATG TGCCTACATCTTCTTGTAACGGGCTGGATTTGACGTTACCAAGGAGCCTGCAGACGTCACTGGACGAGCAGGTCTGCCTCATCGCTACTGTACGATTAGTCACTCCGCAATTTCTAAAG GATTTATGTAATGTGGAGGATCCTTCTGATGAATTCACATCCAGACACAGCCTTGAATGGAAGTTTCTGTTTTTAGATCACAG GGCTTCACCAATCATAGGATATTTACCCTTTGAGGTTCTTGGTACTTCTGGTTATGATTACTATCATGTGGATGACTTGGAGCTTATAGCTCAGTGCCATAAGCAGC TAATGCAGTTTGGAAAGGGTAAATCCTGCTATTATCGCTTCCTGACCAAAGGTCAGCAGTGGATTTGGTTGCAGACTCATTACTACATCACCTACCACCAGTGGAACTCCAAGCCTGAGTTCATCGTCTGTACGCACACTGTCGTCAG ttaCGCTGAAGTGCGAGCTGAAAGAAGGCGAGCGTTCCGCTTTGAAGAGCTGTCTCCACCTGGCATCGCTCCCTCTTCAGTGAAG gcGCAGGAGCTGTACCTGGACATCTGCTCCACACTGGACCCTCCGCGGGACCGAACAAGCGGCGCACGTTCGGTTTCCTCCCACAGCTCCCGGAAGTCCTCCCACACAGCGATGTCAGACTCCGCAT CAAACTCCTACACAGAGGCGTGCACGCCGTCATGGCAGTCTGCTTCCATCGGGACAGAGAAGACCTCTTCCAGACTTCAACCTAGTAGTTCAAAG AATTTGGCACAAAGACAAAACTCCTTCGACATCGCTCCCCAAATGAGCCGTCTCCGTTCCCCTACCTGCAGCAAGCATTCCGCGATG CCGCAGCAGACGCAAAcgcagaggcagcagcagcagacacagcCGCAGACGCAGCAGCAGCCGTCGCCCATGTACCCGCCGCAGCAGCCTCAGGTCTGTGTGATGAACCAGCTGAAGGAGCAGTTGGAGGAGAGAACGCGCATTCTGCAAGCTGACATTAAGACGCAGCAGCAGGAGCTGCATGACATTAAAGAGAAGCTTCACCTTGCTAACATCCAG atGTTGTTACAGCAGCCTTCCCACAATGACTTTGGCCAGGCCCAGCAGCAGAACCAGCAGCCGCCGCTGCAGCAGAACCAGCCGCAGCAGAACCAGTCAGGGGTGATCAGGCAGCGCTCGGGCCACCCAAAGCCATCGTCCTGCGGGGCCCACAGATCCTCCCCTCACTCACTCCGGAGAGAGAACAGCTCACCCTCAGCGCAG GTGCCGCAGAGGATTGCGTGCAGCGGGCAGACGCAGCTGGTGAGCATGCCTGTGCAGACCAACACGAGTGTGACCATGCCCTTCTACAGCAACCCCATGATGTTCTCTCAAACCAACACCCGCTCTCTGCAGGACGCAAgccaaagacacacagacagcgAGTACAACCAAGATGGACAACTTCG CATGCTACTCAACCAGCCGATGCAGACGCTGGTTCCCACGAGCAGCGTCACCACGCAGCCTTCCCAGTGCAACATGGGCATCTCCCAAACCAT ATACACCTTGGAGCAGCAGATCATCGCCCCTTCGTTCTCCATGCAACAGGTCAACTGCAACGCCGTCCTCGTGCCCTCCCCCTGCTTCACATCCCCCATCATGATCCCACCCAACGGTTTCATTACCAATCAGCCCCAGTCGGGTTATCAGACGCAGCCTCAGGCTTCTCCGCACcccctgcagctccagcagcccCAGCAGTTCTTTCAG ATGGCTCAGGGTCTGGTTCACAGCGGGTCTACTCCAACGTTCTTACACACCACGAATGTCCCACAGCAAAGCACTGTGGGATacatccagcagcagcaaacacagcaACTCCTGCAGGCACAACAGCAGCAGGTGCAACACATGCAATATCAACATTCCCAAAACCAGACTGGCAGTGTGACAGACTTCAGAAATATGCTGACTCGGTAG